The following coding sequences lie in one Oryza brachyantha chromosome 10, ObraRS2, whole genome shotgun sequence genomic window:
- the LOC102717467 gene encoding uncharacterized protein LOC102717467 encodes MGNSCITGAPPALPVKIHDPVFLWKIYGFSALLQRGSLVACSATFRCSGYKWFLEVRPMHKTVADETPYVALNLALSRTGFQAGYTMNVVFVLSLYNYSKGNFLVFKASYSFDVKNTHSGNICLISHEELLKSSEYLLDDTCVLGVEILQVDVCPSPNRSYRKVVEVPKKFVSVQNLFLQKKGFTKGDYTWTMNNFLELDLKLSVPSPFEIGGCKWFIRMYPRGDEYSTNSLSMFLHPQSSDELSPESGMMIELTLSILNQEHVPLYKLSARFVFADNNGWGWSNFIGLNKFKDLVGSSCIVKADITIIGSSSESHIMV; translated from the exons ATGGGCAACTCCTGTATTACTGGCGCTC CTCCTGCACTGCCGGTAAAGATCCATGATCCAGTGTTCTTATGGAAGATTTATGGCTTCTCAGCTCTACTTCAGAGGGGATCTTTAGTTGCTTGCTCTGCTACTTTTCGTTGCTCTGGATACAAGTG GTTCTTGGAAGTGAGGCCAATGCATAAAACCGTTGCTGATGAAACTCCCTATGTTGCTCTTAATCTGGCGCTTAGCCGAACAGGCTTCCAAGCTGGTTACACCATGAATGTAGTGTTTGTTTTGTCACTGTACAACTATTCAAAAGGAAACTTTCTCGTGTTCAAAG CCAGCTACAGCTTCGATGTCAAGAACACACACTCTGGGAATATATGCCTGATTTCCCATGAAGAACTACTGAAATCATCTGAGTATCTGCTTGATGATACTTGTGTCCTTGGTGTGGAGATATTACAAGTGGATGTGTGTCCTTCTCCTAACAGGAGTTACAGGAAGGTTGTTGAAGTTCCAAAGAAGTTTGTCTCTGTTCAGAACCTCTTCCTCCAGAAGAAGGGGTTTACTAAAGGGGACTACACCTGGACCATGAACAACTTCCTTGAGTTGGATTTGAAGCTATCAGTCCCTTCACCATTTGAAATTGGTGGATGTAAATG GTTCATCAGAATGTATCCGCGTGGTGACGAGTACAGCACTAATTCCCTTTCCATGTTCCTACACCCTCAATCGTCAGACGAGCTATCCCCCGAGTCTGGAATGATGATTGAACTAACACTGTCCATCCTGAACCAAGAACATGTGCCACTCTACAAACTTTCAG CTCGCTTTGTCTTCGCTGACAACAATGGCTGGGGATGGTCCAACTTCATCGGGCTCAACAAATTCAAGGATCTTGTTGGATCAAGCTGCATTGTGAAGGCAGACATCACCATCATCGGGTCATCAAGTGAGAGTCATATTATGGTCTGA